In Halobaculum limi, one DNA window encodes the following:
- a CDS encoding CARDB domain-containing protein, whose translation MSDSTAAVSGETVSADITSSSSEVENATENVSVWIRSPLALDIDEREYADGEDVETYLELPDIRLSDGSGSGAGTYQKKRLAFFEKGRTIQATFNPSVGTGSGASVDGQDVQYVAIKAGDNVENVENVSSVDEVDTIDEIADLLANGSLNGRVIDESPEYKAGTDSEDVEFKPTQSGEYVLVAVAKEDNNDPGVTGPGENDPAGTLSVKGNVTIVGADFLTVKEGDPQVSVSADAGGTGANVTFDANTSSTFGDDDVVHTVLLIDEQKFESQSIELVIDQENGSVEVETSIENAQGVVNSRPGSSDVEVPDLAGISIEGTEINTTEELLGALRNESDRVTFTFTDNTTINASATAVVGSANESLEVGTLQEWPSQNYTYLYVGSSTESGKTVAKRGEVSLKDGVQLDLSSSDEAIQAGKEVTFTLRREDSGERTKGTLTIEGPSGTTTVETDEDGEAVVTLGEVGDYTITAEKTSTADIDFLKDSVDVKVVENNEAYVESFSLSASEVEPGEDVTVTFTAKNPTDEEDDETVQLFVDGSEVDTKKVTVDANSEVTETFTISFDDEGEYDISVDQLPEKTLTVAKDDDDGDAPKADISVTGGSLSDSSVRTGENINIKVNVENTGDASGSFKVKVTANGQQINSREVTVGADSSKTVTFSRSFSSVGSRTIRANGVRIGQVTVNAGGGGGGGGGGGGAPPSGGSGGPPVDVIETPSGVTVNVGEGRIGQRVSVNVGNGVSQSGTGLTGLDIDLGDSTSGFRVEVTPPQANPPAGRPAVDEARDGARGLFYFEANPLGSDVPQFNGVTYTFSVATSDLPEGVTPEEVVLLRYNEEEERYNTLETTYLGNEQYEARSPGFSLYAIGVRNRQASFSIQETGISTQELEVGEETTVEATITNNGDASGTFTANVTVDGEVRDEQSVELGPGESQTVEFTVSFDETGTYDVAVSGQAVATVDVIEAQGPADDSGGDGDGTATPGGSGGSNIGIIGIVLLVGALLVVGGFVLLRRQQEE comes from the coding sequence GTGAGTGATTCGACTGCAGCTGTTTCGGGGGAAACTGTCTCGGCTGACATTACCTCCTCATCAAGTGAAGTCGAAAACGCGACTGAAAATGTCTCAGTCTGGATCCGGTCCCCGCTCGCACTCGACATTGACGAGCGCGAGTACGCTGACGGTGAAGACGTTGAAACGTACCTCGAGCTTCCAGATATCAGGCTCAGCGATGGGAGTGGTTCGGGGGCTGGAACGTATCAGAAAAAGCGGTTGGCCTTCTTCGAGAAAGGCCGGACGATTCAAGCGACATTCAACCCCAGCGTTGGCACCGGTAGCGGCGCCAGTGTCGACGGCCAAGACGTCCAGTATGTCGCTATCAAGGCTGGTGACAACGTCGAGAACGTCGAGAACGTCAGCTCAGTAGACGAAGTCGATACCATCGACGAGATCGCAGACCTGCTCGCGAATGGGTCGCTCAACGGTCGAGTCATCGATGAATCACCGGAATACAAAGCTGGAACCGATAGTGAGGACGTAGAATTCAAGCCAACGCAGTCGGGTGAATACGTTCTTGTTGCGGTCGCGAAAGAAGACAACAACGACCCCGGTGTGACCGGGCCAGGAGAGAACGACCCCGCGGGCACGTTGAGTGTCAAGGGGAACGTGACCATCGTCGGTGCGGACTTCCTGACTGTCAAAGAAGGCGACCCACAGGTTAGCGTCTCTGCGGACGCAGGCGGCACGGGTGCGAACGTCACGTTCGACGCGAATACGTCGAGTACCTTTGGCGATGATGACGTCGTTCACACGGTTCTGCTCATTGACGAACAGAAGTTCGAAAGCCAGAGTATCGAACTCGTCATCGACCAAGAGAACGGTAGTGTCGAGGTCGAGACTTCCATCGAGAACGCACAGGGCGTCGTCAACTCACGTCCGGGTTCCTCTGATGTTGAAGTGCCTGACCTTGCTGGCATCTCCATCGAAGGAACGGAAATCAACACAACCGAAGAACTCCTCGGCGCACTCCGCAATGAGAGTGACCGGGTGACGTTCACCTTCACCGACAACACGACGATCAACGCCTCTGCGACCGCAGTCGTCGGGAGCGCGAATGAGTCGCTTGAGGTTGGAACGCTGCAGGAATGGCCCAGCCAGAACTACACGTACCTCTACGTCGGTTCCTCAACTGAGTCGGGCAAGACGGTCGCCAAGCGTGGTGAAGTCAGTCTCAAAGACGGCGTCCAGCTTGATCTGAGTTCCAGTGACGAGGCGATTCAGGCTGGAAAAGAGGTCACGTTTACCCTACGCCGTGAAGACTCCGGCGAGCGGACGAAGGGTACGCTGACGATTGAAGGGCCAAGTGGTACGACGACCGTCGAGACCGACGAAGACGGTGAGGCAGTCGTGACGCTCGGCGAGGTCGGTGACTACACCATCACTGCCGAGAAGACCAGCACGGCAGACATCGACTTCCTCAAAGACTCGGTCGACGTCAAGGTCGTTGAGAATAACGAAGCGTACGTTGAGTCGTTCTCGCTGTCGGCCTCTGAGGTCGAACCTGGTGAGGATGTGACTGTGACATTCACCGCGAAGAACCCGACTGATGAGGAAGACGATGAAACAGTTCAGCTGTTCGTCGATGGCTCGGAAGTCGACACGAAGAAAGTCACCGTCGATGCGAACTCTGAGGTGACTGAGACGTTCACCATCTCGTTCGACGACGAAGGTGAGTACGACATCTCCGTCGACCAGCTCCCCGAGAAGACGCTCACCGTCGCCAAGGATGATGACGATGGAGACGCACCGAAAGCGGATATCTCCGTCACCGGCGGAAGCCTCTCGGATAGTTCGGTGCGGACGGGAGAGAACATCAACATCAAGGTCAACGTGGAGAACACCGGCGATGCGTCCGGGTCCTTCAAGGTGAAAGTCACCGCCAACGGCCAACAGATCAATAGTCGAGAAGTTACCGTTGGTGCTGACTCGAGCAAGACTGTCACGTTCTCGCGAAGCTTCAGTAGCGTCGGGTCACGCACGATCCGCGCGAACGGTGTTCGGATCGGACAGGTCACCGTTAACGCCGGCGGTGGAGGCGGAGGCGGTGGAGGAGGCGGTGGCGCTCCGCCAAGCGGAGGCAGCGGTGGACCGCCAGTTGACGTCATCGAGACGCCGTCTGGTGTCACCGTCAATGTCGGTGAAGGCCGGATCGGCCAGCGAGTCAGCGTTAACGTCGGGAACGGCGTCTCCCAGAGCGGAACTGGGCTGACCGGGCTTGACATCGACCTCGGTGACAGTACCAGCGGCTTCCGTGTCGAAGTGACGCCGCCGCAGGCCAACCCGCCTGCAGGCCGGCCAGCAGTTGATGAAGCCCGTGACGGCGCTCGTGGGCTGTTCTACTTCGAGGCGAACCCGCTCGGCAGTGACGTTCCGCAGTTCAACGGTGTGACGTACACGTTCTCCGTTGCGACGTCTGACCTGCCCGAGGGTGTCACCCCGGAGGAGGTTGTCCTCCTGCGGTACAACGAGGAAGAGGAGCGCTACAACACGTTGGAGACGACGTACCTCGGTAACGAGCAGTACGAGGCACGCTCGCCCGGCTTCTCGCTGTACGCCATTGGCGTTAGAAACCGCCAGGCGTCCTTCTCCATTCAGGAGACGGGCATCAGCACGCAGGAACTCGAGGTCGGCGAGGAGACCACTGTGGAAGCGACCATCACCAACAACGGTGACGCAAGCGGGACGTTCACCGCCAACGTCACTGTTGATGGCGAGGTCCGCGATGAACAGTCGGTCGAACTCGGTCCCGGCGAGTCCCAGACGGTCGAGTTCACTGTGAGCTTCGATGAGACGGGGACGTACGACGTCGCCGTCAGCGGCCAGGCGGTCGCGACCGTTGATGTCATCGAGGCCCAGGGCCCGGCTGACGACTCTGGTGGAGATGGCGACGGCACTGCAACTCCCGGCGGCAGCGGTGGGAGTAACATCGGCATCATCGGGATCGTACTCCTCGTGGGGGCGCTGCTGGTGGTCGGTGGCTTCGTCCTCCTGCGCCGCCAACAAGAAGAATAG
- a CDS encoding FtsX-like permease family protein, producing MRDTGLLRRWSTRDWLSVAVVAATTAFLIGTALLLLSAGAYTATLEGDLSSTATATYTEAPSNTEIPADGIIVSLAPVTVEGQNTRLVAVPPDAPAVVDGASVAWKQARLPHATSETVRGPVRVQRTVRLDGTDATLDRQVRPYANASVFPDRWYAADTETARELGVDGAFVIDSGGGTSQGYREGVPLVAAIPYLLLGIRDILGVLTVGGLGGAVVVAVVVYNITRMTIRDRRLTIRVMRATGADPIRVGAAVVGRSGLIAGTGVLAGTAIGVVTPTVLVAGARILGIPVSLPTAITVEQLRVVAAADAGLVIAGLLAGVVAAVPVVRTPPAQLVDHEGRPRQKQATRDQGSDLGPIQALAQRVAPTLIPWRTAIPTAATLSVFVLIVLLVGGLVGAVAPLSATSTGTITEAGAAHPLNSRIDADYARALRSQGVAASPEILAAQVYDGQPYLLRGADYASFAAVSDATLLRGRPPAGPGEAVIGADLAQTLGVARGDSVTLGGSVSPLLDRVTIVGVYTAPGIVDDQLVVPRETIAPAATGGEDNVHIIRTDASAGEVGNGVNTSGVIVTQLSAPESVQTNESARIVVSVANVGDERATRDVSIQIGNRTVERSVTMAADERTKLTVTERRETGGSYVVAAGPFERTVQVTSPTTLTLPPEFPREAPPGATLLVPATTANGTTVSTATVRFDSAPVPTSSEGVATVPLPDEPGTYPLVVSAPGYTDARTTIEVTPNASIEVGARIRVEPSVGTPETRPNVTVLVANPWGQTLQRNLTLLTPTGTNERAVTLRPGNVSQIALNESESGVDGSIEPGTYQFRLLADGSLVASARYKVQGQATGSALPSDGSYSSGTGIGTAITRVFGNVQVLFAGMVLLAAVSTISGTVATFARAVHARRRTVAIYRATGAGPRRVLSVLIRDAAVIAIPAALAAIVTAWVFATIAAQLDLLVAFGVRIEPTLSPAVLAVALAGSVALAVTGVCVASVPALRAPPAQLFGGE from the coding sequence ATGCGTGACACCGGACTTCTCCGTCGGTGGTCAACCCGCGACTGGCTCAGTGTCGCCGTCGTCGCCGCGACGACCGCGTTCCTCATCGGAACGGCGCTATTGTTACTCTCTGCAGGCGCGTATACCGCGACGCTTGAGGGTGATCTGTCATCGACAGCCACGGCAACGTATACTGAAGCTCCGAGCAACACCGAGATTCCGGCTGACGGAATCATTGTTTCGCTTGCACCAGTCACGGTCGAGGGGCAGAACACGCGACTGGTGGCAGTTCCTCCAGACGCACCTGCAGTGGTGGATGGTGCATCCGTCGCGTGGAAGCAAGCACGACTTCCACACGCAACTAGCGAGACTGTACGAGGACCGGTTCGCGTACAGCGGACTGTCAGACTCGATGGCACTGATGCGACGCTTGACCGCCAGGTCAGACCGTACGCCAATGCGTCGGTCTTTCCGGATCGGTGGTACGCCGCTGACACGGAGACAGCTCGTGAACTGGGCGTAGACGGCGCGTTCGTCATTGACTCCGGTGGAGGCACCAGCCAAGGCTATCGAGAAGGAGTTCCGCTCGTCGCTGCGATCCCATATCTCCTCTTAGGCATTCGTGATATTCTCGGCGTCCTGACCGTCGGTGGACTCGGAGGTGCAGTTGTCGTCGCTGTCGTTGTCTACAATATCACACGGATGACGATCCGTGACCGTCGTCTGACGATTCGCGTGATGCGAGCAACCGGTGCCGACCCCATTCGAGTTGGCGCAGCGGTTGTTGGACGATCGGGACTCATCGCCGGAACCGGCGTCCTCGCAGGGACAGCTATCGGAGTTGTTACACCGACGGTCTTGGTCGCAGGTGCGAGGATTCTCGGAATTCCCGTGTCGCTCCCGACCGCGATCACTGTCGAACAACTGCGCGTCGTCGCGGCAGCTGATGCGGGACTCGTCATCGCAGGCCTTCTTGCAGGCGTCGTTGCAGCCGTCCCTGTCGTTCGAACGCCGCCTGCACAGCTCGTCGATCACGAGGGTCGGCCCCGTCAGAAGCAGGCAACGCGTGACCAGGGGTCTGACCTTGGCCCGATTCAGGCGCTCGCCCAACGAGTGGCGCCGACGCTGATACCGTGGCGAACTGCGATACCGACCGCAGCAACGCTTTCTGTGTTCGTGCTCATCGTGTTGCTCGTTGGCGGGCTCGTTGGTGCGGTGGCACCACTTTCTGCGACGTCAACAGGGACGATTACCGAGGCTGGGGCAGCTCACCCCCTGAATAGTCGAATTGACGCTGACTACGCGCGGGCGCTTCGATCACAAGGCGTTGCGGCCAGTCCAGAAATACTCGCTGCGCAGGTCTATGACGGTCAGCCATACCTTCTCAGAGGCGCTGACTATGCGTCATTCGCGGCTGTCTCTGATGCGACGTTGCTGCGTGGTCGACCGCCCGCGGGGCCTGGAGAGGCGGTTATTGGAGCAGACCTTGCACAGACACTTGGCGTGGCTCGCGGTGACTCCGTGACGCTTGGTGGAAGCGTCTCCCCACTCCTTGACAGAGTCACGATTGTTGGCGTGTACACTGCGCCCGGAATCGTCGACGATCAGTTGGTTGTGCCTCGAGAGACCATCGCCCCAGCTGCAACTGGTGGTGAAGATAATGTCCACATCATTCGGACAGATGCGTCCGCAGGTGAGGTCGGCAACGGTGTGAACACAAGCGGTGTGATCGTAACCCAGCTGTCTGCACCCGAGAGTGTTCAGACGAACGAATCCGCACGGATCGTCGTCAGTGTCGCCAATGTCGGTGATGAACGAGCGACTCGCGATGTGTCGATTCAAATTGGGAATCGAACTGTCGAGCGGTCCGTAACGATGGCTGCTGACGAGCGAACGAAACTCACAGTCACTGAACGCCGAGAGACTGGCGGGTCGTATGTCGTCGCTGCTGGCCCATTCGAGCGAACAGTACAGGTGACCAGTCCGACCACGCTGACATTGCCACCTGAGTTCCCACGGGAGGCCCCCCCTGGTGCGACCTTGCTTGTCCCGGCGACTACAGCCAATGGAACAACCGTCTCGACTGCAACCGTGCGATTCGATAGCGCCCCCGTCCCAACTTCTTCGGAGGGCGTCGCGACGGTTCCACTCCCTGACGAACCTGGCACGTACCCACTCGTTGTGTCTGCGCCTGGCTACACCGACGCGCGAACTACTATCGAGGTCACACCGAATGCGTCAATTGAAGTTGGCGCTCGAATCCGGGTTGAGCCGTCTGTGGGGACCCCTGAGACCCGGCCGAACGTCACTGTGCTCGTTGCGAACCCGTGGGGACAGACCCTGCAGCGAAATCTGACACTGCTCACACCGACCGGGACGAACGAACGCGCTGTGACGCTTCGTCCTGGCAACGTCTCGCAAATCGCCCTGAACGAGAGCGAAAGCGGTGTGGATGGGTCGATTGAGCCGGGAACGTACCAGTTCCGCCTGTTAGCAGACGGATCGCTCGTCGCCTCGGCGCGGTACAAAGTGCAAGGACAGGCGACCGGGTCGGCGCTCCCCTCGGATGGATCGTACTCGTCAGGCACTGGGATTGGGACTGCGATCACTCGGGTGTTTGGCAATGTACAGGTGTTGTTCGCAGGAATGGTGCTCCTTGCAGCCGTGAGTACGATTAGTGGGACGGTCGCCACATTCGCACGAGCCGTTCACGCGCGCAGGCGAACAGTAGCTATCTACCGGGCGACAGGAGCGGGCCCGCGTCGCGTCCTTTCGGTCCTGATTCGAGACGCGGCCGTTATTGCAATCCCAGCAGCGCTCGCTGCAATCGTGACTGCGTGGGTGTTTGCTACTATCGCTGCCCAACTTGACCTCCTCGTCGCGTTCGGGGTTCGGATCGAACCGACACTCTCCCCCGCAGTGCTTGCGGTTGCACTCGCAGGCTCAGTTGCACTTGCTGTGACTGGCGTCTGTGTTGCGTCTGTCCCAGCGCTCAGGGCACCGCCTGCCCAACTGTTTGGCGGAGAGTGA